One stretch of Malus domestica chromosome 14, GDT2T_hap1 DNA includes these proteins:
- the LOC103454389 gene encoding zinc finger CCCH domain-containing protein 30 isoform X1, which translates to MCNGSEQIKPNSSPAASLISVDESRLSNTAMNHLTVETEDAFASLLELAANNDIQSFKRSIEHDPSGIDEIGLWYCRQKGSKQMVNEQRTPLMVAATYGSIDVMQLILSLSDADVNQACGRDRSTALHCAASGGAENAVDCVKLLLGAGADPNSVDANGHHPNDVIVVPPRLQNVKLALEELLMVNGSVGEQTLTVSTRTVHSSSPPLSASPENGSPSAFDFNCSPTKSKFYNSLSSASEKKEYPVDPSLPDIKNSIYSTDEFRMYSFKVRPCSRAYSHDWTECPFVHPGENARRRDPRKFHYSCVPCPDFRKGACRRGDMCEYAHGVFECWLHPAQYRTRLCKDGISCARRVCFFAHTTDELRPLYVSTGSAVPSPRSSTSGALAIDFAAAMSLLPGSPSSVNVMSPSPFTPPMSPSANGMSHSSLAWPQPNVPALHLPGSNFQSSRLRSSLCARDMPSDDFDLLPEFDMQQQQLLNELSCLSQPSLSNNSLNRSGRRTTLTPSNLDDLFSAESLSPRYSDQSLQSGVFSPTHKSAVLNQFQQQQSMLSPIHTNFSPKAVDHALLQASYGGPSSGRMSPRNVEPISPMGSRVSMLAQREKQQQFRSLSSRELGSNSASIVGSSPNSWSKWGSSNGKPDWAVTTDELGKLRRSSSFELGNNEEEPDLSWVQSLVKESPTEIKEKQTPSSGVTAADSSNEGSNANSQRESVDHAVLGAWIDQMHLDLVAQQN; encoded by the coding sequence ATGTGCAATGGATCAGAGCAGATAAAACCCAATTCTTCTCCAGCAGCATCTCTTATATCTGTTGACGAAAGTAGACTTTCCAATACAGCCATGAATCACTTGACAGTTGAAACTGAAGATGCTTTTGCCAGCTTACTTGAGCTTGCTGCAAACAATGACATTCAGAGCTTCAAACGATCGATTGAGCATGACCCTTCTGGCATTGATGAGATTGGTTTGTGGTATTGTCGTCAGAAGGGCTCAAAACAGATGGTTAATGAGCAGAGAACCCCTTTAATGGTTGCTGCTACATATGGTAGCATTGATGTCATGCAgctaattctctctctctctgatgcTGATGTGAACCAGGCCTGTGGGCGTGATAGGAGCACTGCTCTTCACTGTGCCGCCTCAGGTGGGGCTGAGAATGCCGTGGATTGTGTGAAGCTGCTTTTAGGAGCTGGTGCTGATCCTAATTCGGTTGATGCTAATGGTCATCATCCTAATGATGTTATAGTTGTTCCTCCTAGGCTACAAAATGTCAAATTAGCTCTAGAAGAACTACTTATGGTAAATGGTTCTGTTGGTGAACAAACTCTCACAGTGTCAACAAGAACTGTACATTCAAGTTCTCCTCCACTGTCAGCTTCCCCAGAAAATGGGTCTCCATCCGCTTTTGATTTTAATTGTTCCCCTACAAAGTCAAAGTTCTATAATTCTCTCTCTTCGGCGTCAGAGAAGAAGGAATATCCTGTTGATCCCTCTCTTCCAGACATCAAGAACAGCATTTATTCAACTGATGAGTTCCGAATGTATTCATTCAAGGTGAGGCCTTGTTCACGTGCATACTCTCACGATTGGACTGAGTGCCCGTTTGTCCATCCAGGGGAAAATGCACGAAGAAGGGACCCAAGGAAGTTTCATTATAGCTGTGTTCCTTGTCCTGATTTCAGAAAGGGGGCTTGCAGACGTGGAGATATGTGTGAGTATGCTCATGGGGTTTTTGAGTGCTGGCTACACCCAGCTCAGTATCGAACCCGACTTTGCAAGGATGGTATAAGCTGTGCAAGGAGAGTCTGCTTTTTTGCTCACACCACGGATGAACTCAGGCCATTATACGTTTCAACTGGTTCTGCTGTTCCTTCTCCTCGCTCGAGCACCTCTGGTGCTTTGGCCATTGATTTTGCTGCTGCAATGAGCCTCTTGCCTGGCTCTCCGTCATCGGTCAATGTCATGTCTCCTTCACCATTTACTCCACCCATGTCTCCATCTGCCAATGGCATGTCACACTCATCTCTGGCTTGGCCCCAACCTAATGTCCCGGCCTTGCATCTGCCAGGTAGCAATTTTCAGTCTAGTCGGTTGAGATCTTCTCTTTGTGCAAGAGATATGCCATCGGATGATTTTGATTTACTGCCGGAGTTTGATATGCAGCAACAACAGCTACTAAATGAATTATCTTGCCTATCGCAACCATCTCTGAGTAATAATTCACTGAACCGTAGTGGTCGAAGGACAACCCTAACCCCCTCAAATCTTGATGATCTCTTCTCTGCAGAGAGCTTATCACCCCGGTACTCTGATCAATCATTGCAATCGGGTGTTTTCTCCCCAACTCACAAATCAGCTGTTCTCAATCAATTTCAGCAGCAGCAGAGCATGCTTTCACCAATCCATACAAACTTTTCCCCAAAAGCTGTTGATCACGCTCTGTTGCAGGCCTCTTACGGGGGCCCATCCTCTGGGAGGATGTCTCCACGGAATGTGGAACCTATCTCACCAATGGGCTCTCGAGTTTCAATGCTAGCTCAACGAGAGAAGCAACAACAGTTCCGTAGCCTTAGTTCACGGGAACTCGGCTCCAACTCTGCTTCCATCGTTGGTTCCTCTCCAAATTCTTGGTCAAAATGGGGATCCTCCAATGGAAAACCAGATTGGGCAGTTACTACAGATGAATTGGGTAAGCTCCGCAGATCATCTTCTTTTGAGCTTGGGAACAATGAAGAGGAGCCAGATCTTTCCTGGGTTCAGTCACTTGTTAAAGAATCTCCTACCGAAATCAAAGAGAAGCAAACACCAAGCTCAGGTGTTACGGCCGCTGATTCCTCCAACGAAGGTTCAAATGCAAACTCCCAAAGGGAGTCTGTCGATCATGCTGTGTTAGGAGCATGGATTGACCAAATGCATCTGGATCTTGTGGCTCAGCAGAACTGA
- the LOC103454389 gene encoding zinc finger CCCH domain-containing protein 30 (The RefSeq protein has 3 substitutions compared to this genomic sequence), translating to MCNGSEQIKPNSSPAASLISVDESRLSNTAMNHLTVETEDAFASLLELAANNDIQSFKRSIEHDPSGIDEIGLWYCRQKGSKQMVNEQRTPLMVAATYGSIDVMKLILSLSDADVNQACGRDRSTALHCAASGGAENAVDCVKLLLGAGADPNSVDANGHHPNDVIVVPPRLQNVKLALEELLMVNGSVGEQTLTVSTRTVHSSSPPLSASPENGSPSAFDFNCSPTKSKFYNSLSSASEKKEYPVDPSLPDIKNSIYSTDEFRMYSFKVRPCSRAYSHDWTECPFVHPGENARRRDPRKFHYSCVPCPDFRKGACRRGDMCEYAHGVFECWLHPAQYRTRLCKDGISCARRVCFFAHTTDELRPLYVSTGSAVPSPRSSTSGALAMDFAAAMSLLPGSPSSVNVMSPSPFTPPMSPSANGMSHSSLAWPQPNVPALHLPGSNFQSSRLRSSLCARDMPSDDFDLLPEFDMQQQQLLNELSCLSQPSLSNNSLNRSGRRTTLTPSNLDDLFSAESLSPRYSDQSLQSGVFSPTHKSAVLNQFQQQQSMLSPIHTNFSPKAVDHALLQASYGGPSSGRMSPRNVEPISPMGSRVSMLAQREKQQQFRSLSSRELGSNSASIVGSSPNSWSKWGSSNGKPDWAVTTDELGKLRRSSSFELGNNEEEPDLSWVQSLVKESPTEIKEKQTPSSGVTAAGSSNEGSNANSQRESVDHAVLGAWIDQMHLDLVAQQN from the coding sequence ATGTGCAATGGATCAGAGCAGATAAAACCCAATTCTTCTCCAGCAGCATCTCTTATATCTGTTGACGAAAGTAGACTTTCCAATACAGCCATGAATCACTTGACAGTTGAAACTGAAGATGCTTTTGCCAGCTTACTTGAGCTTGCTGCAAACAATGACATTCAGAGCTTCAAACGATCGATTGAGCATGACCCTTCTGGCATTGATGAGATTGGTTTGTGGTATTGTCGTCAGAAGGGCTCAAAACAGATGGTTAATGAGCAGAGAACCCCTTTAATGGTTGCTGCTACATATGGTAGCATTGATGTCATGCAgctaattctctctctctctgatgcTGATGTGAACCAGGCCTGTGGGCGTGATAGGAGCACTGCTCTTCACTGTGCCGCCTCAGGTGGGGCTGAGAATGCCGTGGATTGTGTGAAGCTGCTTTTAGGAGCTGGTGCTGATCCTAATTCGGTTGATGCTAATGGTCATCATCCTAATGATGTTATAGTTGTTCCTCCTAGGCTACAAAATGTCAAATTAGCTCTAGAAGAACTACTTATGGTAAATGGTTCTGTTGGTGAACAAACTCTCACAGTGTCAACAAGAACTGTACATTCAAGTTCTCCTCCACTGTCAGCTTCCCCAGAAAATGGGTCTCCATCCGCTTTTGATTTTAATTGTTCCCCTACAAAGTCAAAGTTCTATAATTCTCTCTCTTCGGCGTCAGAGAAGAAGGAATATCCTGTTGATCCCTCTCTTCCAGACATCAAGAACAGCATTTATTCAACTGATGAGTTCCGAATGTATTCATTCAAGGTGAGGCCTTGTTCACGTGCATACTCTCACGATTGGACTGAGTGCCCGTTTGTCCATCCAGGGGAAAATGCACGAAGAAGGGACCCAAGGAAGTTTCATTATAGCTGTGTTCCTTGTCCTGATTTCAGAAAGGGGGCTTGCAGACGTGGAGATATGTGTGAGTATGCTCATGGGGTTTTTGAGTGCTGGCTACACCCAGCTCAGTATCGAACCCGACTTTGCAAGGATGGTATAAGCTGTGCAAGGAGAGTCTGCTTTTTTGCTCACACCACGGATGAACTCAGGCCATTATACGTTTCAACTGGTTCTGCTGTTCCTTCTCCTCGCTCGAGCACCTCTGGTGCTTTGGCCATTGATTTTGCTGCTGCAATGAGCCTCTTGCCTGGCTCTCCGTCATCGGTCAATGTCATGTCTCCTTCACCATTTACTCCACCCATGTCTCCATCTGCCAATGGCATGTCACACTCATCTCTGGCTTGGCCCCAACCTAATGTCCCGGCCTTGCATCTGCCAGGTAGCAATTTTCAGTCTAGTCGGTTGAGATCTTCTCTTTGTGCAAGAGATATGCCATCGGATGATTTTGATTTACTGCCGGAGTTTGATATGCAGCAACAACAGCTACTAAATGAATTATCTTGCCTATCGCAACCATCTCTGAGTAATAATTCACTGAACCGTAGTGGTCGAAGGACAACCCTAACCCCCTCAAATCTTGATGATCTCTTCTCTGCAGAGAGCTTATCACCCCGGTACTCTGATCAATCATTGCAATCGGGTGTTTTCTCCCCAACTCACAAATCAGCTGTTCTCAATCAATTTCAGCAGCAGCAGAGCATGCTTTCACCAATCCATACAAACTTTTCCCCAAAAGCTGTTGATCACGCTCTGTTGCAGGCCTCTTACGGGGGCCCATCCTCTGGGAGGATGTCTCCACGGAATGTGGAACCTATCTCACCAATGGGCTCTCGAGTTTCAATGCTAGCTCAACGAGAGAAGCAACAACAGTTCCGTAGCCTTAGTTCACGGGAACTCGGCTCCAACTCTGCTTCCATCGTTGGTTCCTCTCCAAATTCTTGGTCAAAATGGGGATCCTCCAATGGAAAACCAGATTGGGCAGTTACTACAGATGAATTGGGTAAGCTCCGCAGATCATCTTCTTTTGAGCTTGGGAACAATGAAGAGGAGCCAGATCTTTCCTGGGTTCAGTCACTTGTTAAAGAATCTCCTACCGAAATCAAAGAGAAGCAAACACCAAGCTCAGGTGTTACGGCCGCTGATTCCTCCAACGAAGGTTCAAATGCAAACTCCCAAAGGGAGTCTGTCGATCATGCTGTGTTAGGAGCATGGATTGACCAAATGCATCTGGATCTTGTGGCTCAGCAGAACTGA